TGAAATTCTATTTCTTATCACACTTCTTGAAAAGAATGATAAAGAAAATCTATCTAAAGCGCAGCTTAAAATTTTAGGACAATTGACTTTAACACTAAAAGAAGCTCTAAAAAAGGGAAGGAGGAATTCATGAAAAATACAACAAACGATAAACTGTTTAACAGTCTTAAAAAAGGTTTAAATGAAGCTATTGAATTTTCTGAGGGAAAATCTAACTTAAAACTCAAACAAACTTCAATTTCCGTTCCAAAACTTCCTAATTTCAAAGGAAAAGATATTAAAAATATTAGAACTAAGTTACATCTTACACAATCTGTTTTTGCAAACACACTAGGTGTTTCAGAGAAAACAGTTGAAGCATGGGAATCTGGAAGAAATATTCCACAAGGACCGGCACAAAGAATGTTATTCGTTCTAAAAAACAATTCAAACCCATTAGATGTTTTAGGTATTAAAGTTAGTTAGTAATACTACCGAAACCTTCGTATAACA
This is a stretch of genomic DNA from Leptospira noumeaensis. It encodes these proteins:
- a CDS encoding helix-turn-helix domain-containing protein, whose protein sequence is MKNTTNDKLFNSLKKGLNEAIEFSEGKSNLKLKQTSISVPKLPNFKGKDIKNIRTKLHLTQSVFANTLGVSEKTVEAWESGRNIPQGPAQRMLFVLKNNSNPLDVLGIKVS